The following DNA comes from Quercus robur chromosome 1, dhQueRobu3.1, whole genome shotgun sequence.
TCCCCAACCTTCTCAGTCATATCTTGCCTGTGGAGTTCTGATTCTTACGTCTTCACTATCGTTTATCTGTCCTTGGACTACTAAGCGTCCTCGAACAAGGCCCACGACCCAATATATACTCTTGGGCCCTTTATCCCTACAATGATAGTTTTCAATagttatctatactactatttaaattttaaagggCTTACTCTATTTGAGATGAAATTTTgttggttcaaaaatacccctatacTCTAGGCAAAACTTAGGGACAATCaggtaaaaatatttatttaactctcactaaaatattgcctacaaaacaacattgcctacaaaactagtccactttttttttattacttattaatatatttatatatatcctaTTCACTTATTacaataaatatgtaaaatttgcTTCACTTTTGTATATATGTGATTACTTTACAGGttgaaaattattaatctttaaaataataataataatagcagaGTCTAATCATAGTTATAAATGGAATCATAGTTGTCAAAATGTGAACGATAttgtaaatcaatttttttatttttttatatcatatatcatatcatatcctATATCATAAGATAAAcgaatatataataaaatttataaatacacatacatattcattataaaatCGAAATATATCCAAATAATGACAAATTCAATAATCACTTATGTAATAGTATTTAacaaaactaactaaataaatcaaattatctggtcaaaaataataaatcaaattaatgtATGTTTATGAcataaatattcaaatttattaaaccCAAAGTGATAATACTTGACATATATGCGAAATAGTTTATTTTCATCACATTTATCAATCAACTCCATctaaatcaattttattatttattatcttgcaaaattattttttcattgacGTTTTCTTCATCAACATTTATatctcttttttgtcttttattttactagtttttttatttatatttcttttttggcattCTAACTTCTTAGACTtctaacaataaaaacaaaaataaaaaataattatattatcatttaATACCTTATtcatgttataaaaaaaaagttgttaataTGAAAGTGAATTATTAAATATGTAGTCCAAttgtaggagaaaaaaaaattattgggctCAAACAAGTAgcctaataactttttattagaaacaagtctaacaacttgttggactttaataaaaacacaaatcctaacaaaaaaaacccattttaaacccatatatatgtgtgtgtatgtattgtACAATACGCATGTTTGTATCATATAATTTATGagtatttccttttttttttatacaaatttatgAGCATTTTCAATATGCCTTTActatacaaactttttttacaCGATACTTATCACATATTGTATGATACTGACAACTATGtatgaaactatatattttagcattacacatttttttttttttttagaagacatagttatttattatgattgaaTTTGTATCTTAAACTATAATCTTctaccatttaaagaaaatatgacttgataatattttaatggagaGTATGAATATAGCatagaattttaattgaataaaaattataatcttaaaataataagatgTACAATTGTGAGGTCTTAAAAGCTTTATTTGGCACTATATTAAGATTCCGTTATTTCAGTTttatattgtgtatatatatatatattgatgggTAATTCATAAAAGTATGATTCGCCCATAAGGATCATCCAAGAAATATCACATTCAAGATGgtcttcaaaaggaaaagagGAGAACAGTGTTCCACGCCAATAAATGAAGTTGTCTAAAGAAGACCAGTCTACACCACAAGAGTGTGTAGACGACCAACAAACTGTTAATAGATTTTAAGGTGTTTTCTACAAAGTGAGAATAGTTACACTACAATCTACTATTCTAAGACGTCGGGTGAATTCCTTGAAATTCGCTCCACTCTCCCCATAGTCCACACATCTCTCATGATATTAGTGACTCCTAACAAGTAGACCCACTCCAAACTCTCTATAAAAAAGGATCCAACTTCGCCAAACTAAAGGTATGCATTTCTATTCACCCACTTACTATACTTGACTCCTAGAGAGAAATCTAACTTAACTATCGGAGAGCCCTTGGCTGGTTCACCCAATCATCTTCAATaatcacatttttttcattttcaagtcATCGACTCATCGTTGAAGTTTGGAGTATATGGTCTACTGATTTCACacatcatcatatataaattGTATACTTTAGATTATGGATGACAATGTAATCAACCATTTGTCGCAAAAATAAAGTAGCCACTTGATATAAGCATTACTTATCgaacttaatttttatataacaatatatgaGAAATGATGTGTCTACAgtatttttataacactttcacaataaatcctaaatgacaagttgttacACATTGTTATtgatagataaataaataatttcagtgatatattcatattaaaaacatgttaaaacttgaaaattaaaatttgtcatAAAAACATTATCAAAATAGAACTTTTCTATTACTATAGCACACACCCACCCCCAAAATCGCAAATCTCAACCCACatgataaaatttaagatttatgACATTTTATCAGTGATGATATATAACTCTCTATGGATAAATCtaactctaaaataaaaaaataaaaacaaaataaatctaaaatccATTATCTccttagattaaaaaaaaaaaaaaaaaaaaccaccatcCCTCagcaattttatattttgatcctcagtaaattttattttattattcaaaaataataataagtaaatagTGTTGTCAATGTTATTTGTCAAAATAGAATGTACGACGTAATAGACGGACAAATAGGCAACAGTCAGAAAAGTCGGTCAACAATACTTGACCGCACGGGAAAAGAACCCCAACACCTCATCAAATTCCAAAACTTCTTCTTCTCCCGACTtcgaaatccaaaaaaaaaaaaaaataaataaaaaaaaaataaaaaacctcttttattatttattatactctgcttaaaatccaaaatattcTAAGcttcactctctcactcaccacTATGCAAAACCCTTCGAGACCAGCGCCGGCGGTGGGCTACCCACCCGCAAACGGTTACCCTCCGCTGCAACCCGGCGCCGCTTACCCTTACAACGCGCCTTACTACCCGAACCAACCCTACGCGCCGCCGTACAACAACCAGCCCTACCGCGCGTCGTCGTCACGCGCCTTCGTGCGCACCTTCCTCATAGCGATGATCGTCGTCTTCATATCCATGGGCGTGATCATCTTCATCCTCTGGCTCGTCCTCCGCCCTCGCCTCCCTGAGTTCCGAATCGACTCGCTCTCCCTCACCAACTTCTCCACCTCCAACACCTCCGTCTCCGGCAACTGGAACGCCCGGTTCTCCGCCTACAACCCTAACAAGAAGCTCTCCATCTACTACGACGCCGTTGACTCCATGCTCTTCTGCAGGACCGAGTTCGTCGCCGAGACCCGAATCCCTCCCTTCAAACAGTCCAAGCGGAACCAAACCTTCGTCGACGCTTCCTTCGCTGCCAGAGACGCCTACGTGGAAAGAAGGGCGCTCGGCAACATCAACGCGGACAGGACACGTGGCACGCTCTATTTCAACGTGAAGCTTCTGGCTAGGGCTGAATTCAAAACTGGTGGTTGGAGAGCGAGGAATAAGATTGTTAGGGTTTGGTGTCAATCTTTGCCTGtttctatctcttcctcaaatACCAGTGCCTCCGGGTCAGGGAAGCTCGGGGCACCAAAGGATTGCCAGGTTGGTCTGTGAGCTCTAATTCGCTTTGTAAAAGTTTTAGTCTTTAGTTGATTTGGGCTCACTCGgattaatttcaaataaatttatgatATGAGCAATCAATGGTAGTTTACGTGTATattgaaattagggttttttcttttggagaatGATGGATGTACAGTTTTtctgatttgggtttttaggttttcgtttttgttatctttgaagttattttgattttattttgaaaaaaataaaccaatatgattttaattttaattgttgttcATAAGTAAGTTTTGAATTCAAACTTATAGCTGAATTGAATTTAAACGCATAGTTGAATTCAAACTAAGAGAGGGAAGGAGAGAAATTCTGAAAGGCAAATCTTGGGTTTtccctaattaaattcaaacacattgctaaattgaattttaattgaaactGGAAAAGATAATACAGTTTGTATTTTATTAGTGAATGCAACaggggaaattattgtgaactCCTGCactaccataaatgcgtactccttcCTCTCCCATGAATGATGGATCCTACTATGCATTTATGGTAGTctgggagtacctaataattttccatgcAACAGTGTGTTTGAATTTAGTTGCGGAACCTAACCTACTGCAACTAAAAAACTGTATGTCTAACCACCGCACACTattggtgtgatggtcactctacaagtataagtgcttgtgaggtgaggggggcaagggtcggggttcaagtttctaggagagagattcacacatatatatacttacataattctaaagtagaatttctatctagtaaataaaaaataataataataataataataataataataataaaaactgtaGGTATGTTATGCCCATTTTGAAATCGTAGGAATGAATAGGACAAAATCtttgttaatatttaatttttaatttttaattacaaCTTACACACATCCAGTGGAATAGTGTGTTTTGAACCTGCAAGGTTCTGCTCTGTCCATATTTGTGGGCAGAGTAAGTGTTTTTTGATTTGGAGTTCATTGACCCTTTGCAAATCAATGATCTGTTTTGTTGAGAATATTTATGTGCATAAATATTGCTGCTTATGCTTTTGTACCACCTTGTTCGATTTTCATGTCCAAATTTTGGAGGTATAAATGTTCTACACTAGTTTTTTGGTACAAAATTTGGAAACTGTGAGACACAATCTTGATTCAGTTAGGTTGAACTAGGCTTGACTTCGATATGAGACAATTTTAATTGTTAAGACCGTTCTTTACTTGCTTGGCCTATTAGGTTGGACTTACTTGTGGCTGATTATCATTGGGGGAAGAATTTCTCTCAATTGGTTAAGGACATTTTATACTCTAGCCACACTTTGTTATTTGCCGCCCTTATATATAATCTTAGGATGGAAGATGGTGGTTTATGCTTGGGTACCTAAAGCAGTTTGGTTATGTAATTGTTTAAGAAGAGAGAGATCAAAATCAGTTATTTAGTATTTTCATCTTAAACCCTGTTATGCTTTAAGAAGTGTTATCTATGTTGCTGTACTATCAGCTGATGACCCTAAGGTTTCTGTTGTTTTTCCTTGGATAGTATTTTAATCCAAAATAGATGGAGTCAAGGGAGTGTACTATCCATCTATAGGCCATTATGGATCACTTAGCTGATCCAATTGTATCTCTTAACCTAGCTAAAGTACTCTTATGAGGCTTAAATTAGCAGCATATAGGTCTATTGAAGCATCAATATATGGTGTCCATTTGTTACACTAGATTGTTTTGCTTAGTTAGTGAATCTTATTTATGTGTAAGTGAATCTCATGTATGCTGCAAGAATTGAAATTATTAGGGGGTTGTATTGTTATACTGTGTACTAAGTTACCATATTTATTTGCTCTATAGTGGTAACCTGGTGGGTTGATTGGTGGTATGTGTTAGGTTCGAttcatttttataaaacatGTGTTCTTTTTGGCTGTATTTTATTCTGAATTTTTTACCTCTACTAAGTTGTTTTAGTTGAGTCTGTAGGAAGGGTTATAATAATTCCATCTTCTACCATGTCTTGGacgtttttttttaattggtaacttatattatatctatataaacaataattttgaagaaaaattaataaaaaaaaaaactcattttaaaccttatttaatcatttttttcttattctctttgtTTGTGCTGCTCGAACCCAAACAAAACGCCCCACTCCAACCCTTCACCTTGTGATCTTTCCGTCCTTCAAAGACTTCTTCCTCATATCATCAAGGACAAATAACACACATGGACCTGTCATTTTCACATATTCACTTAGCACATGCCAACTTGCTGTAAGTTTTTTCTCTTTCAGACCCAGATTTTCTTGGACCTTGTCATCTTTGACCCACCGGGATGAACCATATAAAACAAGGAGTTCCAATCACTTATCCTAATTGGGCAATGTTGTTCCCAATAACATCATATTGTTCAGGACCGCACAGAGATCTAAAATGgaagggtttgggtttgggttcaaAAGTTTGGTCAAGCAATGGGTGGTTTGAGTTATGAATaatatcatcttcttctttaaaCCTTGTCCTGCAACTGTATGCCTGAACAAGGTATGCCTGATCAAGCACAACCTGGGGTTATTGCAATGTCTGCCTCCTGAggttgcctctttttttttttttaatctacagTCTATGGTCTAAACTCTTGGTCTGTTAGAATTCCATCTCTGTAAAACGTGCCTGATGAAAATTAGTTGTTTAAAGGGCATCTTTTCATTGTCTgtttgtgtgcgtgtgtgttttGGGGTGTCGCTTTTCTCTTTATTATCCATGTGTAAGATAAGGTCAAGTCAGAAAGCTTAACATTAgcaaattttttcttcaaagtaGGACATCACAAGAGGTTGTGTTGTCCAGGGTAGTTGTAGCTCAAGAGCTGTAATAAATAGAAACATGTCTTTTTCCAATCTGGTTCTTAATGCAACAGTGTCATTTAGCTCTGCTTTTGGTTTCAGTGGGTAACCTGATTAATGGACTTTTATAGAGGCCCACCATATGCAATTCATTAAGTGTTGAGgcacaaaaaaaattgccaatTTGGTAAGCTATTATTAGTAGCTAAAAAAGTGAGGTCAGAGATGAATTTAGATGTGAACTAGTAAAAACTTTGCCAACTGAGGATGAAAAAGCGAAGGATGGAAAAATGGACAGTTTGAGAAGATACTAAATTTTTCATCTTATGTGTTTGGTATGAAGGGTAGCAAAGTAAGGATGGAAAATTAGTGTATCTTTCCTTTGGTATGTGgtatgtgaaagttcaaatagcgTATAAACattatgaacgtttagacctccaattttcaaaatatcaattcaagcttattatcaaacaattaatgtgcatAAGTATATAACAGAATtaataaacaatctaaaccaaataaaatcatatccacaatagaaattaaatggcaaagattaagggaagagaaatgcaaacacaagggcaacacaacaatgtgttattgaagaggaaaccgaaaccctcggcggAAAACCTCACCGCCgtcctccaagtggtaaataatcaactaaagaatgtagttggaatacatgaacaacagaagACCCTTTAAGCTTAATTTatccagtgtacctaagccctccaagctcctactccaacgaggttatgccgaacctttgtcttctttagcttactggATTTCGCTATAAACCATAGCAttaaccaatatgaaattggtctcttcctaactgcttcccaaacaccaaatggtcTTCTCACAGatgtgggtatggtgagaaaaagttttggtaatgtacctcttaaggatgtaacaatggagagggtgagagtagagaaatttgaagagtctctatgtgaagattagggatgagtcaatcttgtttttctctagggtttctctctcaatattctctctagaaactctctacacttcgtgggtataaggggtatatatacttgtgtgtgtttggaatgcgaagagtcagtttttccaaaacagagctggctggcggcttggccttgcgacttgactgagcCGCGAGTTCCAACCGCGAGGTAACTGAATGACCagactggactttttgtcctgtagtgctatagctggcatgacggttcagcttctctgcatgcttgacacatgtgcaacttttggcggcttttAAGCCGCGAGCTAtccgcgagatccagtcatgACTCCCTGCTTCTTTgtacaatcttgagcatttcttaacactctctcacatactatccttacatgattctcactTAAATATAggattactaattgctaaaatacaatcaaatttgactcagaataaagtcaacaatatggttgataaaattcaaccttacagtatgGAAGAAAAATAGGAGGAAAGAAATAGTAATTTGAAGCAATTTACTAATATATCACTATTATGTTCATTttcagcaacaaaaaaaaaaaagtgttcacGGTTCATTGGATAGTCATACTTCTTACCtagggtttatgtttgtttattataaagtataaacaagtCAAGTTTgagtcttctttctttttttttctttttttctttttttttctaatttttttttttatgaaatatttaaagACTTGCTTCATTATAAGTCAAGCTCAAACAAATATTTTGTGAACGAACAAACTAGTAAACATAGAGCTTGAAGATAAAGAATGGATTTAGCTTGCTAATGAGGTTTTGTCATAGGCTTGACAAAtggatttaagaaaaaaacacaacatTCGGCCCCTGTACCAGTTACTTCATCTGATGACCATTATCTATTGAGAGCCGGAGTAGTGTATTGAATAGTTTTAGAAGTTTGGAATTCCCAGCTAGCTTAAATTTTGAGTTCTACCGAGCAAACTcataatttttgctacaattctTTTACGTGGCATTAGTGATAGATTGTGACTAGCTGTCTATCACGTTAACATAGACTTATCATTTATTCTCCACCAATCATAGTCAACAATATGGAGTTGTCACAAaagttgttcattttttttgtgatgccaaatttttttaattacttttgatAATCACAAATTATGGGGAGGATAATTTCGtgaaatctctttttttttttcttttttcttttttctttttccttttgtgagAGAATTTTGTGAAAACTTAAGTTGCTTCTTTAAAACGtgcatatttaaaattaaacaaaaacaaaaaggggttatataaattaaacaaaataaggGAGTACATATGGGATTGCAACCCCAACcaagtcccaaaattttaaaagatgtGGCGTTGAATAGGATTTAgaaatgacttttattttaaatgaagagTATTCTAATATTGTAACCACGCCAAATCATTacattttaaaacttaaggtCAAATAATTTGAGTGGGCTTTTCTAATTATCTAAATatcaattagatgttatttatttaacttttttacattattttatgGATATAAAAATCgttcttgtttttttatttgcatAATTACTagtatttaagtttttatttaggGTTTATTAATATATCTTTTATAATTGATAATAGTTAAtctatttaatcattttttgaCCTTAATTGACCTTATTTGTCACActtacaacttttttattttttgagttgaaATGGTCTAGGATTTCAATTGGATTGGGTTTTTATTAGCTTAATATTTTGGGGGTCTTCCTAGAGGTGGGGGAAAGAATGTAAAAcgcatttatatttgttttcttaaaaaaaaaaatcaattattgtTCTATAAAGGGAAATACTCACAATTTTGTTTATCAAGGCTCTAAAAAGAACGTCATATTTGAAATGTGAAATGTTTGTCTCAAACTCTACCATTGATTACTCacacttctctttttattaaatatatatctaAACTTTTCTACTTTTATTAAATTCGTCGgcagtttgtaaaatagtttatatttcTATCATTATTCAAGAATTATATGTTGACCTCACATTTCTCACTCAATCTTTGTTCCACGGGTGAAATAAATTTTCGAACTGGTCAATAATCATTCATAACAATTAGTTCTTTTTATGTATTGCATTTAAAAGgattcctttctttcttttcgtGAGTTCCTGTTTTTCCTTTGCATTTGGATATCTCTGCCCGACTGCCTTTAGAATCTCCCACCAATGAagtgatcattttttttaattttttgtggcctttttttttccctctctaaTACAGTACTGTATTCCCTCCTCTTTATGACCCTTTATTTGTCTCGATTTTTTCCCCACCTAATGgataagttacacatgcatcAACTTTATCCCTACAAGAGAAAGATGTTGCGAGTGAGAGGAGAAAATGCCATTTGAatttaatatacaaaaattaatGTATAGATTAATTTTTCAGCTATACAAAAATTACACGATCGATTCAGTTCAATAaatatagattttatttttctatggcAGAAATTAATGTATCCTCACTCTACAAGGTAAGACTATTccttcccctcaaaaaaaaaggtaagacTATTCCTCTGAGTACAGTTCAACAGTCTCATCCATATATTGCAAGATAAGTTGGGAAAAATCCCATGGGGGCTGAGTTTTTCCAGCAGCAATAATTAGCTTATGCGTGGCAAATATGTATCATTACTTTCATGCATGGTGTATGGATCCTATGGCtgtgtgagaaagagagaattgaTGCATGTATCAAATCTAAGAGATACCTTCTCTTTGAGAAGAGTAGAACCAGAGAATgtaatctaaaaagaaaaaaagaaagttggaTAAAAAGAGAACCTAGGCTTTTGCagttaaaaatgcaaaaaataaaaaaagccaaaGTGGTGAATGTACAGTATATCCTTAGCTTGTGTGGTTAAGAAAGCCTTATTCTGATACTCTCCTTTCgaaaagaaagaagcacaaAGATGATACAGAAGGGAAGCACTTGGAAAGTGATGGAAATAAGAATCCAAAATGGCTGCAGCGTAGGTAGGGACTACAACTCCCACTCCCACTCCCACTCCCACCATCCACAGACCACAGTCATGTACTGAAGCTTTTCGAATTTCGAGAAGCTAGAGTAAATTTAATGGGTAAATTCCTTTGCCTTATTTGAGGTTGAGACAGAgcctaaaacattttaaaattgacCAATTATCAATTATGATTGTACTTTGCTACTTCATCATAGATGCCCATCTTATCTATAATAGTAAACGGTACAAACAAAGTctaagtaaatatatataattatatataagaatttttttttttttttttaaatataaagtaTCCAAACCTCTTCAAATACGTATCTAactatttttatattcaattctctatccCACACATATTGGGTTATTATAGTAAAGAATCTCTTAAGAGTGGTCTTAAGATAGGGACAAGCGGTTTCAAACCCAAGATCTTATAGATATTATGAAGCATTAGGAACTACTAAGCCAACCCCTCGAATTTCAGAAACTCTCTTTAAAGTCTATAGTTTATTAAGTTGTgtctatcaaaaaataaaaataagttgggTTTAGCAAACAATAAAAAGTTtggtagagagagagacagacgTATGATGGCAAATATGCATGTAACATGGGCACAAAATTAGGTAAGTACAACTTTGAGAGTGTGCGAATCAAAAGGAATACAGTTCAAAACTGGTCTTTGCTTTGCAAAGACGATTTACAACTTTCAAAAAGCCATATGATCGACCTACTACATGTTTCCCTTCATagccaaggaaaaaaaatgtgatcTGCAAGTTGTTTTCAAAGGCTTAACTAATCAACCAACTCACAACCACCGTCATTGTATAAATCATACCTGCTATTGGGACCCCACAATTTGCTTCAATACTCTTTCTAATTAACCAAAACTAAGTTCATCCGAGACAAAATGTAAGAATTGTCGGAAGCTAGGCCTCTATATCCAATCCTTAAGCAAAACAAAATCTcaattattcatattttttgtGCATCCACAAACGGTTGGTATAGCGTCAATTGGGCCTTTTCAAGTTGTTATAAGAAAATGGCACATCGTTCTATTCCATGGATATCACAAATTATAGTGGATGTTGACAACATTGCCATtcttaactaaataaattgacCTGTATTTTTTCATGCTTTAAATATGTTCTTAATTACAATTGTGATATCCTTGGTTGTGTGTTGGAATAAATTGAACTGTTGAGTATTTAAGTGTGTTTTATTAGGTTGGAGtcgaatttttatttttgtataaaaaaaaaatacatgtgcTAATTGTTGAACTTCACATGTATCatgtattaaatattttttcttctgagAATTGTATTAAGTagatatgaaatatataaacaaagaaaacaataatGGAAAAGATGAttaaaagattgtcaacaattTTGCTCTCTGTCTAGCAAATTAAAGGTCGTATATATTGAATCAACATTTTCATCTTATTGATTAAACAAATTTGGTgacaaaatattaaattaatatgcTCACTTATGCCAGAGATAGTTATTTGTAATATTATCCTGTTTTCTAAGATTGAACCCCTTTCTAGTAATTGATCATACAACTATTATATAACAATTTTCTCCCAACAATTCCTTACAAAAACTTGCGGTTGGTTAAATTACAACccttaattgtttttatatataagaggatAATTGAAACtgcaaaattaaagaagacTTAGAATACACgcgataaataaaataaaataataataatagttttttcaaCTTTCATTTCACAAATTACAAGCTTATCACGAAAACTTTTATTCTAAGTAAAAATCATCTTAAAGTACTATGATTTGAAGACTCAATAATTGTAACTAAAGTACTcataaaaactctttaaaacAAGGAAACAAAACCCTACTGATCAAGAAAAGtctgaaaattacaaaaatccaaataaaaatctTCCAAATATCCTACCTCAGATCCCTACTTAATTAGAAATAACTTGTCCTCACCATTAGCCAAAACAACAAGTATTGCAATT
Coding sequences within:
- the LOC126720925 gene encoding uncharacterized protein At1g08160-like; protein product: MQNPSRPAPAVGYPPANGYPPLQPGAAYPYNAPYYPNQPYAPPYNNQPYRASSSRAFVRTFLIAMIVVFISMGVIIFILWLVLRPRLPEFRIDSLSLTNFSTSNTSVSGNWNARFSAYNPNKKLSIYYDAVDSMLFCRTEFVAETRIPPFKQSKRNQTFVDASFAARDAYVERRALGNINADRTRGTLYFNVKLLARAEFKTGGWRARNKIVRVWCQSLPVSISSSNTSASGSGKLGAPKDCQVGL